Genomic DNA from Leptotrichia wadei:
TGTAGTAGTTGCAACTCCGCCAGAAGTAGCCGCTTTATCAAGAGCAGCCGCACTTGTACTAAATGCCGCAAAATAATCTGGATATTCAATCATCATTCTAAATGACATATATCCACCAGCAGAAGCTCCAAAAACATAAATTCTATTTTTATCAACATTATTTTTAGAAGCAAATTCATCAATCATAGCCTTTACTGATTTTATATACCCTTTGGTATAATTATTGTACCAAGTGTCATCAGCCTGTGGTGCTACAACATAAGCCCCGCCAAATATCTTTTGTGTTTTATCTTCTGCAAAAGCCACTGCCCCACGATTTGCCAATTTTTGTGAAACATTATTCCGATAATCCTTGTATCCGCCTTCACCATTCCCATGAAACCATATTATAAGCGGATGTTTCTTCCCATCATCTTTATTAACAGGTTTAAAATATTGATAATTCACTCCACTTTTAGACTTCGCCGCTACAAACTTATCAGCTTCCTCATCAACAATTTTCCCTTGTCTATAAATTCCAAAAAAACCATGTGTTCCAGGACCTGTTTTCATCAATTTCTTCTGTTCCACTCGATATTCCAAATCCATTAGGACATTTCTTGAAACACCCCCAGTAACATAACTCAAAGTATTTGCTCCAGCTACATCTTTTCCATATTTTAAATTAATAACAATATTCCCCTTATCATTTACAAAAATATTCTTAATTTCCCTCTCAAC
This window encodes:
- a CDS encoding prolyl oligopeptidase family serine peptidase, yielding MAMRTKTLVFVGLLLVSVLGISSQVNYALSNSMQGNFNYILNAKIFDYGQNIISIEIDTKGRGRTIREKEIDKDTFKVFAKGTLPTDTGIVLDEKTKSLGIFEVEREIKNIFVNDKGNIVINLKYGKDVAGANTLSYVTGGVSRNVLMDLEYRVEQKKLMKTGPGTHGFFGIYRQGKIVDEEADKFVAAKSKSGVNYQYFKPVNKDDGKKHPLIIWFHGNGEGGYKDYRNNVSQKLANRGAVAFAEDKTQKIFGGAYVVAPQADDTWYNNYTKGYIKSVKAMIDEFASKNNVDKNRIYVFGASAGGYMSFRMMIEYPDYFAAFSTSAAALDKAATSGGVATTTQDLMKIRNKPLWMVHAQNDPTISYENTSKRVYDVLSKYGAILSSYPDVKIGKTEYNGHWSWIYSLRNMPVNDKGEHLFEWMARQHLKIRYY